A genomic segment from Candidatus Dadabacteria bacterium encodes:
- a CDS encoding SRPBCC family protein yields the protein MKIYTLKRTEFLPVPIETAWDFFSNPNNLPKITSSGLNLRITSEAEEKIYPGMIITYTVTPIPFFTSTWTTEITQVDPPHYFVDEQRFGPYKFWHHKHFFAQAGEQTQVRDLVHYSLPFDPIGRLANPLLVSRKLDSIFNYRSACLRKLFGNREE from the coding sequence ATGAAGATATATACGCTCAAGAGAACAGAATTCCTGCCGGTTCCGATTGAAACAGCTTGGGATTTTTTCTCCAACCCGAACAATCTTCCCAAGATAACTTCCTCGGGACTCAACCTGCGGATAACATCTGAGGCAGAAGAAAAAATATATCCCGGCATGATAATCACTTACACCGTGACACCCATCCCTTTTTTCACAAGCACCTGGACAACGGAAATAACTCAGGTCGATCCACCGCACTATTTCGTTGACGAGCAGCGATTCGGGCCCTACAAGTTCTGGCACCATAAGCATTTTTTTGCACAGGCCGGGGAGCAGACGCAGGTCCGGGACCTCGTTCACTACTCCCTACCGTTTGACCCGATCGGAAGATTGGCAAATCCGCTTCTGGTAAGCAGGAAACTGGATTCCATATTCAATTACAGAAGCGCGTGCCTTAGAAAATTGTTTGGAAATCGAGAGGAATAG
- a CDS encoding DNA methyltransferase, which translates to MFDKIIPSVNLVQGGKMKNRTIFIRDNLEVMRGIADECIDLIYLDPPFNSNHDYAAPIGSQAAGAEFKDTWGLSDIDLAWHGEIESQYPGLYKLLETTREIHGKSMMSYLIYIAIRIMEMKRILKPTGSIYLHCDPTASHYLKLLMDEVFGRKFFRDEIVWRRNESGAKGSQHASKRWGNNVDHLLFYTKGKNFQFDPRIIKNLTESEINNMFPKIDEYGNRYNTKTTAWRSPSMGDRPNLCYEFRGHYPPYSTGWRMKYEKMEEEYQKGNIVVTEEGLERRSYMKYYAGVSPGNLWVETELLLGARSKERTGYPTQKPLKLLERIIKASSNEGDMILDPFCGCATTCVAAEKLDRKWVGIDISPKAAELVKSRMQNELGFTILKLIHRTDIPTDRGGKRSRDIKNILYGKQEGMCSGCGHWYRIKDFEVDHIVPKSKGGSDTDENLQLLCGYCNRIKGDRTQEYLISQVRK; encoded by the coding sequence ATGTTTGATAAAATAATTCCGTCTGTCAATTTAGTACAAGGCGGAAAAATGAAAAACAGAACCATTTTTATCCGTGATAACCTTGAAGTTATGCGAGGTATAGCCGATGAATGTATAGATCTCATTTATCTGGACCCACCGTTTAATTCCAACCATGATTATGCCGCTCCTATAGGTAGTCAAGCCGCGGGTGCGGAATTCAAAGATACATGGGGATTATCAGATATAGACTTGGCATGGCATGGAGAAATAGAAAGTCAATATCCTGGTCTTTATAAACTCTTGGAAACTACAAGAGAGATACACGGAAAGTCTATGATGAGCTATCTCATTTACATAGCCATCAGGATTATGGAAATGAAGCGAATTTTGAAACCTACAGGTTCTATCTATCTTCATTGTGACCCCACTGCTTCTCATTACTTAAAATTGCTCATGGATGAAGTTTTCGGAAGGAAATTTTTCAGAGATGAAATCGTATGGAGAAGAAATGAATCAGGGGCCAAAGGGAGTCAACACGCGTCGAAACGTTGGGGTAATAATGTAGATCATTTGTTGTTTTATACGAAAGGAAAAAACTTCCAATTTGATCCGCGCATAATCAAAAATTTAACAGAATCGGAAATCAATAATATGTTTCCTAAAATCGACGAATATGGAAACCGATACAACACTAAAACAACAGCTTGGCGGTCGCCGTCTATGGGAGATCGCCCTAACTTATGCTATGAGTTTCGGGGCCATTATCCACCATATTCAACAGGATGGAGAATGAAATACGAGAAAATGGAAGAAGAATATCAAAAAGGTAACATTGTTGTTACAGAAGAAGGGTTAGAGCGAAGATCGTATATGAAATATTATGCTGGTGTGTCACCCGGCAATTTATGGGTTGAGACAGAATTACTTCTTGGGGCACGATCAAAAGAACGCACCGGATACCCAACGCAAAAACCATTAAAATTGCTAGAGCGGATAATTAAAGCGTCAAGTAATGAGGGTGATATGATACTTGATCCTTTCTGTGGTTGCGCCACAACTTGTGTTGCCGCTGAGAAATTAGATCGTAAATGGGTAGGTATAGATATATCCCCTAAAGCTGCTGAACTTGTAAAATCGAGAATGCAAAACGAACTGGGATTTACCATTCTCAAGTTAATCCACCGAACCGACATTCCTACCGATCGCGGAGGTAAACGTTCAAGAGATATTAAGAATATTCTGTACGGTAAACAGGAAGGAATGTGTAGTGGTTGCGGACACTGGTACAGAATAAAGGATTTTGAAGTAGATCACATAGTACCTAAAAGCAAAGGTGGTTCAGATACAGACGAGAATTTACAACTGCTTTGCGGATACTGTAACAGGATAAAAGGCGACAGAACACAAGAATACTTGATTTCGCAAGTGAGGAAATAA
- a CDS encoding IS1595 family transposase codes for MMKKKTFKAPGKAYREGIDLLELMKMFPDEETATRWFESIIWGDSRFCPKCGSVETRKVPNAKPMPYWCKDCRSYFSVRTGTAIARSNVPLQKWALAIYLCLTSLKSVSSMKLHRDIGVSQPTAWFMLHRIREAWQTEGNNNFQGPVEADETFMGGKDRNKHDNKRSHVQGPSGKTVVIGIKDRKSNRVVAKRVPNREKETVQDFIRNNTSPDAKVYTDNHKSYSGLPNHKSVNHSVGEFVKGMAHTNGIESFWAGLKRAHKGTFHKISPKHLDRYIQEFAGKHNMRDSGTLLQMRFTVAGLMGRNLLYRDLVRDNGLSSLARA; via the coding sequence ATGATGAAAAAGAAAACATTTAAAGCTCCCGGTAAGGCTTACAGGGAGGGAATAGATCTTCTTGAACTTATGAAAATGTTTCCTGACGAAGAAACGGCCACTCGCTGGTTCGAATCCATTATCTGGGGCGATTCCCGTTTTTGCCCCAAGTGCGGAAGCGTGGAAACAAGGAAAGTTCCTAACGCCAAACCCATGCCCTACTGGTGCAAGGATTGCCGGAGTTATTTCAGCGTCCGTACCGGAACCGCTATTGCCCGTTCTAACGTCCCCCTTCAAAAGTGGGCGTTGGCTATCTACCTTTGCCTTACAAGCCTTAAAAGCGTGTCCAGCATGAAACTTCACAGAGATATAGGGGTATCCCAACCCACGGCGTGGTTCATGCTTCACCGGATACGGGAAGCATGGCAAACCGAAGGAAACAACAATTTTCAAGGCCCTGTTGAAGCTGACGAAACCTTTATGGGCGGTAAGGATAGAAACAAGCATGACAATAAGAGAAGCCATGTGCAAGGCCCTTCCGGCAAAACCGTAGTAATTGGAATAAAGGACAGGAAATCCAATAGAGTTGTTGCCAAGCGAGTTCCCAACAGGGAAAAGGAAACAGTACAGGATTTTATACGAAACAACACTTCCCCTGACGCTAAGGTCTATACCGACAACCATAAGAGTTACAGTGGGCTTCCCAATCATAAATCCGTAAACCATAGTGTCGGGGAGTTCGTCAAGGGTATGGCTCATACCAACGGTATCGAATCTTTCTGGGCCGGACTGAAAAGGGCGCACAAAGGGACTTTCCACAAGATCAGCCCTAAGCACCTTGATCGGTATATTCAGGAATTCGCGGGTAAGCATAATATGCGGGATTCAGGAACCCTCCTTCAAATGCGTTTCACCGTTGCCGGACTTATGGGACGCAACCTTCTCTACAGGGACCTTGTCCGGGACAACGGGCTTTCTTCCCTGGCAAGGGCGTAA
- a CDS encoding STAS domain-containing protein, with amino-acid sequence MVIQNNQVRLQADHIKGILVISAAGQVHGMNARQFHDNLYNEIIALGNFVVLDLEKLSYINSAGLRSILIVAKTLQGKNTRFALCSLSDSVKEVFKIAGFDKIIEVFESRSDAIATITD; translated from the coding sequence ATGGTCATTCAAAACAATCAAGTCAGGTTGCAGGCCGATCATATCAAAGGGATCTTGGTAATAAGTGCAGCCGGTCAAGTTCACGGCATGAACGCGCGGCAATTCCACGATAACCTGTACAATGAAATTATTGCCCTTGGCAATTTTGTAGTTCTGGATCTTGAAAAGCTGTCCTACATCAATAGTGCGGGATTGCGTTCAATTCTGATTGTTGCAAAAACACTCCAAGGTAAAAATACGAGATTCGCATTGTGTTCCTTGTCTGATTCCGTAAAAGAGGTCTTCAAGATCGCAGGTTTTGACAAAATCATTGAGGTGTTCGAATCTCGTTCCGATGCTATAGCTACAATAACAGATTAA
- the alr gene encoding alanine racemase → MRPTWAEISLDSFKSNLGEVRRIVGENVRIMAIVKANAYGHGAVRLSDAALSNGADMLGVATVPEAMELREAGIKNEIFLLGGIDPSEAGVVAENTLTPACYSINVLEAISRAAVECGKTVGYHLKVDTGMTRLGVGVGDIESFFASAAKLPGVMLEGVFTHLASSEIHQSDYTDYQLGVFREGLFFLDELGVKYRYAHSANSASIQRFPDSHMDIVRPGIMLYGSGDMGEVGLRPVMKLKTRVVQLREVPPGTPVSYGGTFVTSRETLVATLPIGYADGYPRALSNKAEVSLGGKLAPLIGSVCMDFIMVDVTDIPGICVGDEAVLFGDGLVSVEDVSSWAQTIPYELLSRISPRVPRRYV, encoded by the coding sequence ATGAGACCTACTTGGGCTGAAATCAGTCTCGATTCTTTTAAATCAAATCTTGGCGAAGTAAGAAGAATTGTGGGGGAGAATGTCCGTATTATGGCAATTGTCAAAGCCAACGCTTACGGGCACGGTGCTGTAAGGTTAAGCGATGCTGCCCTTAGTAATGGAGCGGATATGTTAGGGGTAGCCACCGTACCGGAGGCGATGGAACTTAGGGAAGCCGGAATAAAAAACGAAATATTTCTTCTTGGAGGGATTGATCCCAGCGAAGCCGGTGTAGTGGCGGAGAACACGCTTACTCCGGCGTGCTATTCCATCAATGTGCTCGAAGCTATTTCTCGAGCCGCTGTTGAGTGTGGAAAAACAGTCGGTTATCACCTGAAAGTCGATACGGGGATGACCAGGCTCGGAGTGGGAGTAGGCGACATAGAATCTTTTTTCGCTTCGGCTGCCAAACTTCCCGGAGTAATGCTTGAGGGTGTTTTCACGCATCTTGCTTCCTCTGAGATTCACCAAAGCGACTATACGGATTATCAGCTCGGGGTTTTCCGCGAGGGCCTTTTTTTTCTTGACGAACTGGGAGTTAAATACCGCTACGCCCATTCCGCAAACAGCGCCTCCATTCAGAGATTTCCGGATTCTCACATGGATATCGTAAGACCTGGGATAATGCTTTACGGTTCAGGCGACATGGGAGAGGTTGGCCTAAGGCCCGTTATGAAACTCAAAACAAGGGTAGTGCAGCTCAGGGAAGTTCCCCCGGGCACTCCGGTCAGTTACGGAGGAACTTTCGTTACCAGCAGAGAAACACTGGTCGCAACCCTTCCGATTGGGTATGCGGATGGCTATCCCAGAGCCCTTTCAAACAAGGCGGAAGTTTCTCTCGGCGGGAAACTCGCTCCGCTTATAGGGTCCGTCTGCATGGATTTTATCATGGTCGATGTAACGGACATTCCAGGTATCTGTGTTGGAGACGAAGCGGTGCTTTTCGGAGATGGGCTCGTGAGCGTTGAGGATGTCTCTTCCTGGGCCCAAACCATACCTTACGAACTCTTATCACGGATTTCGCCGAGGGTTCCGAGGCGTTACGTATGA
- a CDS encoding XTP/dITP diphosphatase produces the protein MKRKTIVIATRNKGKLREFRSILADGYNEILSLADFDEVPEIKETGLSFRENAFIKAKTTSDFLGMDAMGDDSGLVVDALGGAPGIYSARYAGEGSSDNENNEKLLYELKGEKNRNARFVCCIALVLAGGTQEFFEGECHGQIIQEKRGQSGFGYDPVFYVSQYGKTMAELGPDIKNRISHRAIASEKLLSYFSNFK, from the coding sequence ATGAAGCGCAAAACTATCGTAATTGCCACAAGAAACAAGGGGAAACTGAGAGAATTCAGATCAATTCTTGCTGACGGCTACAATGAGATCCTTTCTCTAGCGGATTTTGATGAGGTTCCCGAGATAAAGGAAACGGGTCTTTCTTTCAGGGAGAACGCTTTTATCAAGGCGAAAACAACCTCTGATTTTCTTGGGATGGACGCTATGGGGGATGACTCAGGCTTGGTTGTAGACGCTCTTGGGGGAGCTCCGGGGATTTATTCGGCAAGGTACGCCGGGGAAGGGTCCTCGGATAATGAAAACAACGAGAAACTACTCTATGAACTTAAAGGAGAGAAAAACAGGAATGCAAGATTTGTCTGCTGTATTGCTTTAGTTCTTGCGGGTGGTACACAGGAATTTTTTGAAGGTGAGTGCCACGGACAGATTATTCAGGAGAAAAGAGGCCAGAGTGGTTTTGGTTATGACCCGGTTTTCTATGTTTCTCAATACGGAAAGACCATGGCTGAACTCGGCCCCGACATAAAAAACAGAATAAGTCACAGGGCTATTGCCTCAGAAAAGCTTCTGTCATATTTTTCGAATTTTAAATAG
- the smpB gene encoding SsrA-binding protein SmpB: MKTVCNHPTAHRDYIFEEKYEAGLVLKGSEVKSLRNGNASVKESFALIREGEARLVNCYIAPYDAASGLNHEPTRERKLLLNSHEIRKLIGKTSIRGYTLIPLRIYFKNGIAKLELALAKGKKTRDKREDIKRREAQRDMQKAVRRSLKRS; this comes from the coding sequence ATGAAGACCGTGTGCAATCACCCTACCGCTCACAGGGATTATATATTTGAGGAGAAGTACGAAGCGGGTCTGGTCCTCAAGGGCTCCGAGGTTAAATCCCTTAGAAACGGAAACGCCAGCGTCAAGGAAAGCTTTGCTCTCATAAGAGAGGGCGAAGCCAGACTTGTTAACTGCTACATAGCTCCTTATGATGCCGCCAGCGGGCTTAACCATGAACCGACTAGGGAGAGAAAGCTTCTGCTGAACTCCCACGAGATAAGGAAGCTGATTGGAAAAACCAGCATTAGAGGTTACACTTTAATTCCTCTAAGGATTTATTTTAAAAACGGTATTGCAAAACTCGAACTGGCCCTTGCCAAAGGTAAGAAGACGAGAGATAAAAGAGAGGATATCAAGCGTCGCGAGGCCCAAAGGGATATGCAGAAAGCCGTTAGACGATCTTTGAAACGTTCATAA
- a CDS encoding MFS transporter: protein MKLNRYELRSVLVIGTIIALRLLGIFLIIPVFSIYAVNYEGATLSSAGVAFGIYALTQSLLQIPFGMASDRFGRKPVIVVGLLIFCVGSVLCAFADTIWELIITRAIQGSGAIGAVAIAILGDCTRNEVRAQSFMLTGIIIGTAFITSLIVGPVLAGKFGFESLFFILAALGLVAVLVTLFMFPELPKKKTRDRKEILLKLREPEVRRILSSTFITSICLNLILFIYPLDWKNIGTGPQDLWFVYLVILAPSALLANAYIRISETRKKLKQATRFGLFFLVAAFLIYLLRASDSITLYLAGAVFFLGYSIFQSILPAFVTQRVSSENRGVLSGFFNLANFMGACVGGMSAGILYETHQSLPLIFGLLFLILWSFVGLPGPPLEQAEKE from the coding sequence ATGAAGCTGAACAGATACGAACTTCGCTCCGTTCTAGTAATAGGAACAATAATTGCACTTAGGCTTCTAGGAATATTCCTGATAATTCCCGTTTTCAGCATATACGCCGTAAACTACGAGGGAGCAACCCTCTCCTCCGCCGGAGTCGCATTCGGAATATACGCCCTTACCCAGAGCCTGCTGCAGATACCTTTCGGCATGGCAAGCGACAGATTCGGAAGAAAGCCGGTAATAGTAGTAGGACTTCTGATCTTTTGCGTTGGAAGCGTTCTCTGCGCTTTTGCAGACACCATCTGGGAGCTAATAATAACCAGAGCGATTCAGGGAAGCGGTGCTATAGGCGCAGTTGCCATAGCTATTCTCGGAGACTGCACAAGAAACGAGGTAAGGGCCCAGTCTTTTATGCTGACTGGAATAATAATCGGAACGGCGTTTATAACTTCGCTCATAGTCGGTCCAGTACTCGCAGGGAAATTCGGTTTTGAAAGTCTTTTCTTCATCCTCGCAGCCCTAGGATTAGTTGCGGTGCTCGTTACTCTTTTCATGTTCCCGGAACTTCCAAAGAAAAAAACAAGGGACAGAAAAGAAATTCTTCTCAAACTCAGGGAACCGGAAGTGAGAAGAATTCTTTCCTCAACCTTCATAACATCCATCTGTCTTAACCTTATCTTGTTCATCTATCCTCTGGACTGGAAAAATATCGGTACCGGCCCCCAAGATCTGTGGTTCGTCTACCTAGTAATACTCGCCCCCAGTGCGCTCCTGGCTAACGCCTACATCAGGATTTCAGAAACGAGAAAGAAATTGAAACAGGCAACTAGGTTCGGGCTTTTCTTTTTAGTAGCCGCCTTTTTAATCTATCTGCTCCGAGCATCTGACAGTATCACACTCTACCTCGCGGGGGCGGTCTTTTTTCTTGGATACTCCATATTTCAGTCCATACTACCTGCGTTTGTTACGCAAAGAGTCTCCTCGGAGAACAGGGGTGTGCTCTCCGGTTTTTTCAACCTGGCAAACTTCATGGGAGCCTGCGTGGGGGGAATGTCCGCCGGTATACTCTATGAGACACACCAGTCTTTACCCCTGATATTCGGACTTTTGTTCTTGATACTGTGGAGCTTTGTCGGGCTTCCCGGACCACCGCTGGAACAAGCAGAAAAAGAATGA
- the dtd gene encoding D-aminoacyl-tRNA deacylase yields the protein MRTVIQRVTKASVSVDGNVVGSIGPGMVVLIGVEKDDSEKDIAYVAEKIAGLRIFEDSSGKMNLSIKDTGGEILAISQFTLYGDCRKGRRPSYTRAAGGDFARRCYELFIAEVTERGIPVRTGVFGATMDVHIANNGPVTLLIDSSKDF from the coding sequence ATGAGAACCGTTATACAGAGGGTAACCAAAGCATCAGTTAGCGTAGACGGAAATGTAGTCGGCAGCATCGGCCCGGGAATGGTAGTTCTTATCGGAGTTGAGAAAGATGACTCGGAAAAAGACATTGCGTATGTTGCGGAGAAGATAGCTGGTCTAAGAATATTTGAGGATTCCTCGGGCAAAATGAATCTGAGTATTAAGGATACGGGAGGAGAAATCTTGGCTATCTCCCAGTTTACCCTCTACGGTGATTGCAGAAAGGGCAGAAGACCTTCTTACACGCGAGCCGCTGGTGGAGATTTTGCAAGGCGGTGCTATGAACTTTTCATTGCTGAGGTCACGGAACGTGGAATTCCGGTTAGAACCGGCGTTTTCGGGGCAACAATGGATGTTCATATAGCGAACAACGGTCCAGTCACGCTTCTTATTGACAGTTCCAAGGATTTCTGA